A single window of Pseudomonas lijiangensis DNA harbors:
- a CDS encoding glycosyltransferase, with product MNQTPLVSIVIPALNPRFFREALQSALAQSYDNLEVIVCDDCQTGEIKEIFDELVTPSNTIARYVGNPYRLGFQGNLLKCLEEAQGTYIKFLCDDDRLYRYCIARQAQVLDQHSDVLLVVGKRHLVDVDDYVLPTRMENVGLVPYDALFKGEDMLAIFERTPRNTLGGFSSALMRRADVLEYLPSLAQPGQGFVALLDFALFNCLLRRGNLVALHSIESIERLHPARFSKQPDMYHTATTEWGWLNEMLKARSGEQAPAQGWVRFIALRKALESPREWDEVGLYGVMANRQGIMRSRVGSDSESYAELYAEWLSCRRFLGSRKKLLEQRVVSWAWQPRIVPVVIDDHDKTDALEMTLKSITDQDYPAESVVVLTNAASLEDQQVLRFPLQADWSQQLNDVLPLLEHADWVYLLRAGDRLTESALLVLAERVAQISGLLCVYSDEGAIVDDESQEPVFKPDFNLDLMRGYPYVGRTLAFERRNLLSMGGFDPVHGELAPHDVIWRLVESAGPQTIEHIAEVQVESSLSFAQWLSLPEVIERSEPLVSAHLQRIGLEHVIHHDQLPLLNRIEYLHAASPLVSIIISTRDQLADLERCLDSLLSKTRYPHYEVVIVDKASESAEALAWFTAMGELGSEKLRIFASPDAGNEAATQNFAASHARGQYLVTLSPHAIIHQAEWLDELLSHAQRPEVGIVGPRILSPQGNILYAGMVLGLEGLAGRPFVSLPADASGYMQRLLLTQNWSAVSGNCLMVRKEVFDSVGGMDAATFSLGLHDLDLCMRVGGEGYLIVGTPCSSVVLAEPAAVQRSESSREKLDNEQKSFYLKWLPKMVRDPAYNPNLSLSEASSFSLEPGLQFGWNPFCTRHLPSILGMAVNSSAVGHYRVSQPLLELVAAGRVLGRMTYESPSIIEIERQSPDVIVFQGRYTEAKVPDIALVKNYSSAMRIFELDDYIADVPEKNEHRRNMPDNIATMLRRGIGLCDRVVVSTHPLAQALSSMHSDIRVVPNMLATHLWSNLKSVRRSSGKPRVGWGGGTSHRGDLELIVDVIRTLADEVEWVFFGMCPDLLRPYIHEFHSAVSLHTYPAKLASLNLDLALAPLEFHIFNDCKSNLRLLEYGACGYPVICSDTEAYRGHLPATRVYTNSSEEWLQAIRMHLSDPNASYRMGDELRETVLRDFMLRGENLQYWANGWLPD from the coding sequence GTGAATCAAACTCCCCTCGTCAGTATCGTCATCCCGGCCCTCAATCCACGGTTCTTCCGCGAAGCTCTGCAAAGTGCCCTGGCTCAGAGCTACGACAATCTTGAGGTCATCGTTTGCGACGACTGTCAGACCGGTGAAATCAAAGAGATATTCGACGAACTGGTGACGCCTTCGAACACCATCGCGCGCTATGTAGGCAACCCTTACCGTCTGGGCTTCCAGGGCAATCTGCTCAAGTGCCTTGAAGAGGCGCAGGGTACGTACATCAAGTTCCTGTGCGATGACGATCGTCTGTATCGCTATTGCATAGCCCGTCAGGCTCAGGTCCTCGATCAGCATTCCGATGTTCTGCTGGTAGTCGGCAAGCGACATCTGGTCGATGTCGATGACTATGTGTTGCCGACCCGCATGGAGAACGTCGGTCTTGTTCCCTACGATGCCCTGTTCAAGGGCGAGGACATGCTGGCGATTTTCGAGCGTACGCCGCGTAATACCCTTGGCGGCTTCAGCAGTGCACTGATGCGCAGGGCCGATGTTCTGGAGTACCTGCCATCCCTGGCGCAGCCAGGGCAGGGCTTTGTGGCATTGCTCGATTTCGCTTTGTTCAACTGCCTGTTGCGACGCGGCAATCTGGTCGCGCTGCACAGTATTGAAAGTATCGAGCGTCTGCATCCTGCCCGGTTCAGCAAACAGCCGGACATGTACCACACAGCAACCACGGAATGGGGCTGGCTGAACGAAATGCTCAAGGCGCGTAGCGGAGAGCAGGCACCAGCCCAGGGCTGGGTGCGCTTTATCGCCTTGCGCAAGGCTCTGGAGTCGCCCAGAGAGTGGGATGAAGTCGGTCTCTACGGCGTAATGGCCAATCGTCAGGGCATCATGCGCAGCCGGGTCGGCAGTGACAGCGAAAGCTATGCCGAACTCTATGCCGAGTGGCTTTCGTGCCGTCGGTTTCTCGGGTCTCGGAAAAAGCTTCTGGAGCAGCGAGTCGTAAGCTGGGCCTGGCAGCCGCGTATCGTTCCGGTGGTGATCGATGATCATGATAAAACCGATGCGCTGGAGATGACCCTCAAGAGCATTACCGATCAGGATTACCCGGCCGAGTCTGTGGTGGTCTTGACCAATGCCGCCAGTCTTGAGGACCAGCAGGTATTACGTTTTCCGCTTCAGGCCGACTGGTCGCAACAACTGAACGATGTACTGCCGTTGCTGGAGCACGCCGACTGGGTGTATCTGTTGCGTGCCGGTGACAGGCTGACCGAGTCTGCGCTGCTGGTTCTGGCCGAGCGTGTCGCCCAGATTTCCGGTCTTTTGTGTGTCTACAGTGATGAAGGCGCAATCGTTGATGACGAGTCGCAGGAGCCGGTGTTCAAGCCGGACTTCAACCTCGACCTGATGCGGGGTTACCCCTATGTGGGGCGGACCTTGGCCTTTGAGCGTCGCAACCTGCTGAGCATGGGCGGTTTTGATCCTGTCCATGGTGAGCTGGCGCCCCATGATGTGATCTGGCGTCTGGTGGAAAGTGCCGGCCCGCAAACCATCGAGCACATCGCTGAAGTCCAGGTCGAGTCAAGCCTGTCGTTCGCTCAATGGCTCTCACTGCCTGAAGTGATCGAGCGTAGCGAACCTCTGGTGTCGGCCCACCTGCAGCGTATCGGTCTGGAGCATGTCATTCATCATGATCAGTTGCCGCTGCTCAACCGTATCGAGTACCTGCATGCTGCCAGCCCGCTGGTCTCGATCATTATCAGTACCCGTGATCAATTGGCTGATCTGGAGCGCTGCCTCGACAGCCTGCTCAGCAAGACTCGATATCCTCATTACGAAGTAGTGATTGTCGACAAGGCCAGCGAGAGCGCCGAGGCCCTGGCCTGGTTTACTGCCATGGGTGAACTGGGCAGCGAGAAATTGAGGATTTTCGCTTCGCCCGATGCTGGTAACGAAGCCGCCACGCAGAATTTTGCGGCTTCCCATGCACGCGGTCAGTATCTGGTTACCCTCAGCCCTCACGCGATTATTCACCAGGCTGAATGGCTCGATGAGTTGCTCAGTCATGCCCAGCGTCCTGAGGTCGGTATTGTCGGTCCGCGCATCCTGAGCCCGCAGGGCAATATCTTGTATGCCGGTATGGTGCTGGGTCTGGAGGGGCTAGCAGGCAGACCGTTCGTCAGCTTGCCAGCGGATGCGAGCGGTTACATGCAGCGCCTGCTGCTGACGCAGAACTGGAGCGCAGTCAGCGGTAACTGCCTGATGGTGCGCAAAGAGGTATTCGACAGTGTGGGCGGGATGGATGCGGCCACGTTCTCATTGGGGCTGCATGATCTGGACCTGTGCATGCGCGTCGGCGGTGAAGGGTATCTCATCGTCGGAACACCATGCTCTTCTGTGGTGCTGGCCGAGCCCGCTGCGGTTCAGCGTTCGGAGTCTTCTCGCGAGAAACTTGATAACGAGCAGAAGTCTTTTTACCTGAAATGGCTGCCGAAAATGGTCAGGGATCCGGCCTATAACCCGAACCTGAGTCTTAGCGAGGCCTCCTCGTTCAGTCTGGAGCCGGGGCTGCAGTTTGGCTGGAACCCGTTCTGCACGCGCCACCTGCCTTCCATTCTGGGCATGGCTGTCAATTCGTCGGCCGTGGGGCATTATCGGGTCAGCCAGCCCTTGCTTGAACTGGTGGCTGCCGGGCGTGTACTCGGGAGAATGACCTACGAGTCGCCTTCGATCATCGAAATCGAGCGTCAGTCCCCGGATGTCATCGTCTTCCAGGGGCGTTACACCGAGGCCAAGGTGCCGGATATTGCCCTGGTGAAGAATTACTCCAGCGCGATGCGTATTTTCGAACTGGATGACTACATCGCCGATGTCCCGGAGAAAAACGAACATCGCCGCAATATGCCGGACAACATTGCGACCATGTTGCGCCGGGGTATCGGGCTCTGTGACCGGGTCGTGGTGTCGACTCACCCACTGGCCCAGGCCTTGTCCAGCATGCATAGCGATATTCGCGTGGTGCCCAACATGCTGGCGACCCATCTGTGGAGCAACCTCAAGAGTGTTCGCCGCAGTTCCGGTAAACCGCGGGTCGGCTGGGGTGGGGGAACCAGTCACCGGGGCGATCTGGAGCTTATCGTCGATGTGATACGGACGTTGGCCGATGAGGTCGAGTGGGTCTTCTTCGGCATGTGTCCGGATCTGCTCAGGCCTTATATCCATGAGTTCCATTCGGCTGTGAGCCTGCATACCTATCCGGCAAAACTGGCGAGTCTGAATCTGGATCTCGCACTGGCGCCGCTGGAGTTCCATATCTTCAACGACTGCAAGAGCAACCTGCGTCTGCTGGAGTACGGCGCTTGCGGCTACCCGGTGATCTGCTCGGATACCGAAGCCTATCGTGGGCACTTGCCTGCCACTCGGGTCTACACCAACAGTTCCGAGGAATGGCTGCAGGCGATCCGCATGCATTTGTCCGATCCCAATGCCAGCTACCGCATGGGTGATGAGCTAAGGGAGACGGTACTGCGCGATTTCATGCTGCGCGGCGAGAACCTGCAGTACTGGGCCAACGGCTGGTTGCCGGATTGA
- the flgJ gene encoding flagellar assembly peptidoglycan hydrolase FlgJ gives MDMPKSGISTTVDSGAYTDVNRLAALKNGDKDSPENLKKVAREFESLFVSQMLKAMRSANEVLAKDNPLNTAATRQYQDMYDQQLAVTLSTRANGIGLQDVLMRQLSKDKGVNHAAAASSTQAAATDSSKAGLATSVYQRPLWATRSAAADKAGAAGSVEGRNDMALLNSRRLALPTKLTDRLLLGIVPSTATTNANANSPMAAQRATSTGSNGDWTLDPNLAEPQYVRTMAQPPLAPAKRAFGNSDQFVATMLPLAKEAAARIGVDPVMLVAQAALETGWGKSIMRQQDGSSSHNLFGIKATGSWQGAQARAITSEFRDGKMVKETADFRSYDSYADSFHDLVSLLQNNNRYKEVINSADNSEQYVKELQKAGYATDPAYASKISQIAKQMKSYQNYAAATGSSTTL, from the coding sequence ATGGATATGCCCAAGAGCGGAATTTCCACAACGGTCGACTCGGGTGCCTATACCGATGTCAATCGTCTGGCCGCTTTGAAGAATGGCGACAAGGACAGCCCGGAGAACCTGAAAAAGGTGGCTCGGGAGTTCGAGTCGCTGTTCGTCAGCCAGATGCTCAAGGCCATGCGCTCGGCCAACGAAGTGCTGGCCAAGGACAATCCGCTGAATACTGCTGCAACGCGGCAGTATCAGGACATGTATGACCAGCAACTGGCCGTTACCCTGTCGACCCGTGCCAATGGCATCGGGCTGCAGGATGTGCTGATGCGCCAGTTGTCCAAGGACAAGGGCGTCAATCACGCGGCTGCGGCGAGTAGCACTCAGGCTGCTGCTACGGATTCCTCCAAGGCGGGATTGGCCACCAGCGTCTATCAGCGTCCGCTGTGGGCGACTCGCTCGGCAGCGGCAGACAAGGCGGGGGCTGCTGGCTCTGTCGAAGGGCGTAATGACATGGCGCTGCTCAATTCGCGCCGCCTGGCATTGCCGACCAAGCTTACCGATCGTTTGCTGCTGGGGATTGTGCCTTCGACGGCAACCACCAATGCAAATGCCAATAGTCCGATGGCTGCGCAGCGTGCGACATCGACCGGCAGCAATGGTGACTGGACGCTGGATCCCAATCTTGCCGAGCCGCAATACGTTCGTACCATGGCTCAGCCGCCGCTGGCACCGGCCAAGCGTGCCTTCGGCAACTCCGACCAGTTTGTGGCGACCATGTTGCCTCTGGCCAAGGAAGCCGCAGCGCGAATTGGCGTCGATCCCGTCATGCTGGTGGCCCAGGCTGCGCTGGAAACCGGCTGGGGTAAATCCATCATGCGTCAGCAGGATGGCAGTAGCAGCCACAACCTGTTCGGCATCAAGGCAACCGGTAGCTGGCAAGGGGCGCAGGCCCGTGCAATCACCAGTGAGTTCCGTGACGGCAAGATGGTCAAGGAGACGGCGGACTTCCGTTCATACGATTCCTATGCTGACAGCTTCCATGACCTGGTCAGCCTGTTGCAGAACAACAATCGGTATAAAGAAGTCATCAACTCCGCCGATAACTCTGAGCAGTATGTAAAAGAATTGCAGAAGGCCGGTTACGCCACGGACCCGGCCTACGCAAGCAAGATTTCGCAGATTGCGAAACAGATGAAGAGTTACCAGAACTACGCCGCTGCAACGGGCTCTTCCACGACTTTATAA
- the flgK gene encoding flagellar hook-associated protein FlgK produces MSLISIGLSGITASSAAINTIGNNTANVDTAGYSRQQVMTTASAQINIGLGVGYIGTGTTLSDVRRIYNSYLDAQLQTSTALSADAVAYAGQASKTDTLLSDSTTGVAAQMSKFFTDLQSVASNATQSAERSTFLTQASALSARFNSIASQLSSQNDNVNAQLTTLTAQVNELTSTIASLNKQITAASAGNTTPNTLLDTRNETVRQLNELIGVKVLESSNGTYDVMTGTGQSLVSGSTAATLSAGPSKTDPLQYNLQIKIGQTSTDVTSVVTGGAIGGLLRYRSEVLTPASNELGRVALVLADQINSQMSQGIDSKGNFGSGLFTNINNADLITQRSIGKVGNSAGSGNLDVTIKDTSKLTADDYEVTFSDANNFTVRRLPNGESVGTGSLTDNPPTQFEGFTVSLNGSAMAAGDSFKVSPTRNGASGIAVALTDAKDIAAAAPLTAKAGVSNSGTGGFTQPVLTTKADIYDSTQTSDLRNALQSSTPMKLVMGSVSSTGVQSYTLVDSTGAAVLDQNGNAVGGSIVQGQSNNIKLSVGYADTRTTPSTQTAFEIEMTLSGSPIVNDTFSIDMTGAGSSDNRNALAGVALQTAKSVDVTGGSVGTSLSGAYGDLVAKIGTRASQGKSDVTATDAVLAQAKSARDSVSGVSLDEEAANLIKYQQYYTASSQIIKAAQTIFSTLINSL; encoded by the coding sequence ATGTCGCTGATTTCAATTGGGCTCTCGGGTATTACTGCCAGCAGTGCCGCGATCAATACCATCGGTAACAACACGGCCAACGTGGACACTGCCGGGTATTCGCGTCAACAGGTAATGACCACGGCTTCGGCGCAGATCAATATCGGTCTGGGTGTCGGTTACATCGGTACCGGTACCACGCTGTCCGACGTGCGTCGTATCTACAACAGCTACCTCGATGCCCAATTGCAAACCAGTACTGCGCTCAGTGCGGATGCCGTGGCTTACGCTGGTCAGGCCAGCAAGACCGATACCTTGCTGTCTGACAGCACCACGGGTGTTGCGGCGCAGATGTCGAAGTTCTTCACCGACCTGCAGTCCGTTGCCTCCAATGCGACCCAGTCGGCAGAGCGCTCGACTTTCCTGACCCAGGCAAGCGCGTTGAGCGCGCGCTTCAACTCGATAGCCTCGCAGTTGTCATCGCAGAACGATAACGTCAATGCGCAACTGACTACGCTGACCGCTCAGGTCAACGAACTGACGAGCACGATTGCCAGCCTGAACAAACAGATCACTGCGGCTTCCGCCGGGAATACCACCCCCAACACTTTGCTTGATACGCGCAACGAAACCGTTCGCCAACTTAACGAACTGATCGGCGTCAAGGTCCTTGAAAGTAGCAATGGCACCTATGATGTCATGACGGGTACCGGACAGTCCCTGGTAAGCGGTTCCACCGCGGCGACCCTCTCGGCTGGCCCAAGCAAGACCGACCCTTTGCAGTACAACCTGCAGATCAAGATCGGTCAGACCTCTACTGATGTAACGTCGGTGGTGACTGGTGGTGCCATTGGCGGTCTGTTGCGTTACCGCTCTGAAGTATTGACGCCTGCTTCCAATGAGCTTGGACGTGTGGCGCTGGTACTGGCCGATCAGATCAACAGTCAGATGAGTCAGGGTATCGACAGCAAGGGTAATTTCGGCTCTGGCCTATTCACCAACATCAACAACGCTGATCTGATCACTCAACGCAGTATTGGCAAGGTTGGCAACAGCGCAGGCTCGGGCAACCTTGATGTCACGATCAAGGACACCAGCAAACTGACGGCTGACGATTACGAAGTCACCTTCAGCGATGCCAACAATTTCACCGTGCGCCGTTTGCCCAATGGCGAAAGCGTCGGCACCGGTTCGTTGACGGATAACCCGCCGACCCAGTTCGAGGGCTTCACGGTAAGCCTTAATGGCAGTGCGATGGCTGCTGGCGATTCTTTCAAGGTCAGTCCGACGCGCAATGGTGCTTCGGGTATCGCTGTTGCCCTGACCGATGCCAAGGACATTGCCGCTGCCGCGCCACTGACCGCCAAGGCAGGTGTCAGCAACTCCGGTACCGGTGGTTTTACCCAGCCTGTCCTCACTACCAAGGCCGACATCTACGATTCGACCCAGACCAGCGACCTGCGTAATGCGCTGCAAAGCTCCACACCGATGAAACTGGTGATGGGCTCGGTCAGCAGCACTGGCGTGCAGAGCTATACGCTGGTGGATTCCACCGGTGCGGCTGTGCTCGATCAGAATGGCAATGCTGTGGGCGGTTCCATCGTCCAAGGGCAGAGCAATAACATCAAGCTCAGCGTGGGCTACGCCGACACCCGTACCACGCCAAGCACTCAGACTGCATTCGAGATCGAGATGACCCTCTCGGGCTCTCCAATCGTCAATGACACCTTCAGCATCGACATGACTGGTGCCGGTTCTTCCGACAACCGTAACGCCCTGGCCGGTGTGGCCTTGCAGACCGCCAAGAGCGTTGACGTGACCGGTGGCAGTGTCGGCACCAGCCTGTCCGGTGCCTACGGTGATCTGGTTGCCAAGATCGGTACTCGTGCCAGTCAGGGCAAGAGCGATGTGACAGCTACAGATGCCGTTCTGGCCCAGGCCAAGTCGGCGCGTGATTCAGTATCGGGCGTGTCCCTGGATGAAGAAGCGGCCAACCTGATCAAGTATCAGCAGTACTACACCGCCTCTTCCCAGATCATCAAGGCGGCACAAACCATTTTCAGCACGCTGATCAACAGTCTTTAA
- a CDS encoding flagellar hook-associated protein 3 — MRISTTQFYEATTSNYQRNYANMIKSGEEVSSGIKLNTASDNPVGAARVLQLAQQNSMLTQYSSNIGTINTNATNSETALTSIIDAMQTAQELIVKAGNGSYTDKDRISTADELKQLQSQILGLMNSQDSNGQYMFSGSKSSTPPYSQNADGTYSYNGDQTHVNLAVGDGLVLASNTTGFEAFEQAINTSRTSATLTSPAVEDGKVSLTGGLVKSSNAYNNNYQAGEPYTLTFLSSTQFKITDGLGNDVTADASTAGTFTHDSFNDQSFTFRGVELTMNVNLTAAERATTAAADAVLTNRTYQLASTPDSVTTSRSPGNPSTATISSSVVGTSAADLTAFNNTFPTTGAILKFTSATNYELYASPVTSSSTPVSTGTLTGTTANAAGVNFTISGTPANGDQFVVQSSTHQTENVLNTLSAAIKALSTPADGDLVASQNLDAALSSALGNIISSREQASTARSAGGARQVAATAQGVTNDLLKGNNEVEQGTFVNSDMVEATTRLTLQKTMLDASQSVFVQLSKLNLFSQI; from the coding sequence ATGCGTATCTCAACTACCCAGTTCTACGAAGCCACGACTTCGAACTATCAGCGCAACTATGCCAACATGATCAAGAGTGGCGAAGAGGTCTCCAGCGGGATCAAGCTCAATACTGCCAGTGACAACCCCGTGGGAGCTGCTCGCGTGCTGCAACTGGCACAGCAGAACTCCATGCTGACTCAGTACTCATCGAACATCGGTACGATCAATACCAACGCCACCAACTCTGAAACCGCGCTGACCAGCATCATCGATGCCATGCAGACTGCTCAGGAGCTGATCGTCAAGGCGGGTAACGGTTCGTATACCGACAAGGACCGTATCTCCACGGCAGATGAACTCAAGCAGTTGCAAAGTCAGATCCTGGGCTTGATGAACAGTCAGGACTCCAACGGACAGTACATGTTCTCGGGCTCGAAATCGTCGACTCCTCCGTACTCGCAGAATGCCGATGGCACTTACAGCTACAACGGTGACCAGACCCACGTGAATCTCGCGGTGGGTGACGGCCTGGTGCTGGCAAGCAATACCACCGGTTTCGAGGCGTTCGAGCAGGCAATCAACACTTCTCGTACCTCCGCGACATTGACGTCTCCTGCTGTGGAAGATGGCAAGGTATCGCTGACCGGCGGCCTGGTGAAGTCCAGCAACGCGTATAACAACAACTATCAGGCAGGCGAGCCTTACACGCTGACCTTCCTGAGCAGTACCCAGTTCAAGATCACTGATGGTTTGGGCAATGATGTGACCGCCGACGCTTCGACAGCGGGCACGTTTACCCACGACAGCTTCAACGATCAGTCATTCACGTTCCGTGGTGTCGAGCTGACCATGAACGTCAACCTGACGGCGGCGGAAAGAGCAACGACTGCAGCTGCGGACGCTGTTCTGACCAACCGTACTTATCAGTTGGCTTCGACGCCGGACAGTGTGACCACCTCCCGTAGTCCCGGTAACCCTTCGACTGCGACCATCAGCAGTTCTGTAGTAGGTACCAGCGCTGCTGACCTGACCGCGTTCAACAATACATTCCCCACCACGGGTGCGATTCTCAAGTTCACCAGTGCCACGAATTACGAACTGTATGCCTCGCCCGTCACCAGCAGCAGTACGCCGGTGTCCACAGGCACGCTGACCGGGACAACCGCCAATGCGGCGGGTGTCAACTTCACCATCAGCGGCACGCCGGCCAACGGTGACCAGTTTGTGGTGCAGTCTTCCACGCATCAGACCGAAAACGTTCTGAACACCTTGTCGGCAGCGATCAAGGCATTGAGCACGCCAGCCGATGGCGACCTGGTTGCTTCCCAGAATCTTGATGCGGCATTGTCCTCGGCGCTGGGCAACATCATCAGTAGCAGGGAACAAGCTTCCACTGCGCGTTCGGCGGGTGGTGCTCGTCAGGTCGCGGCAACTGCGCAAGGCGTGACCAACGACTTGCTCAAGGGCAACAATGAGGTTGAGCAGGGCACGTTCGTCAACTCAGACATGGTTGAGGCAACCACCCGGCTGACGTTGCAAAAGACCATGCTGGACGCCTCCCAGTCAGTTTTTGTCCAGTTGTCCAAGTTGAACCTGTTCAGCCAGATCTGA
- the flgH gene encoding flagellar basal body L-ring protein FlgH → MKRLSVLRFSVLIAPLSAIALLSGCVAPSAKPNDPYYAPVLPRTPMSAAANNGAIYQAGFEQNLYGDRKAFRVGDIITITLSERMASSKAASSAITKDSTANLGLTSLFGSGLTTNNPIGSNDLSLNAGYTGARSTAGQGQAAQSNSLTGSVTVTVADVMPNGILAVRGEKWLTLNTGDELVRIAGLIRADDIATDNTVSSTRVADARITYSGTGAFADSNQPGWFDRFFLSPLFPF, encoded by the coding sequence ATGAAACGCCTTAGTGTTCTGCGTTTTTCAGTGTTGATCGCCCCCTTGAGTGCGATTGCCTTGCTGTCAGGCTGTGTGGCGCCCTCTGCCAAGCCTAATGACCCTTATTACGCGCCGGTGTTGCCGCGTACGCCCATGTCTGCCGCTGCAAACAATGGTGCGATCTATCAGGCCGGTTTCGAGCAGAACCTGTATGGCGACCGCAAAGCCTTTCGTGTGGGTGACATCATCACCATCACGCTTTCCGAGCGGATGGCGTCCAGCAAGGCTGCAAGCTCTGCCATTACCAAGGACAGCACCGCCAACCTGGGTCTGACTTCGTTGTTCGGTTCCGGATTGACGACCAATAACCCGATCGGCAGTAACGATCTGAGTCTCAATGCCGGTTACACGGGCGCACGTTCTACCGCAGGTCAGGGGCAGGCCGCCCAGAGCAACAGCCTGACCGGTTCGGTGACGGTGACGGTTGCCGATGTCATGCCCAACGGTATTCTGGCGGTGCGTGGCGAAAAGTGGCTGACCCTCAATACCGGTGATGAGCTGGTCCGTATTGCCGGTCTGATTCGTGCCGACGACATTGCCACCGATAACACTGTGTCATCCACGCGAGTGGCTGATGCGCGTATCACGTATTCAGGTACTGGTGCATTTGCCGACTCCAACCAGCCAGGCTGGTTCGACCGGTTCTTCCTCAGCCCGTTGTTCCCTTTCTGA
- a CDS encoding flagellar basal body P-ring protein FlgI produces the protein MIKFKQLIAATLLLSTAFGVQAERLKDIASISGVRANQLIGYGLVVGLNGTGDQTTQTPFTLQTFNNMLSQFGIKVPSGSGTVQLKNVAAVAVYADLPPFAKPGQVVDISVSSIGNSKSLRGGSLLMTPLKGVDGNVYAIAQGNLVVGGFDAEGRDGSKITVNVPSSGRIPGGASVERAVPSGFNQGNSLTLNLNRSDFTTAKRIVDKINDMLGPGVAQALDGGSVRVTAPLDPGQRVDYLSILENLEIDPGQTAAKVIINSRTGTIVIGQNVKVSPAAVTHGSLTVTITEDPIVSQPGALSNGQTAVVPRSRLNAQQEMHPMFKFGPGTTLDEIVRAVNQVGAAPGDLMAILEALKQAGALQADLIVI, from the coding sequence ATGATCAAGTTCAAGCAACTGATTGCGGCAACCCTGCTGCTGTCCACCGCCTTCGGTGTTCAGGCCGAGCGCCTGAAGGACATCGCCAGTATCTCGGGCGTACGGGCCAACCAATTGATCGGTTATGGCCTGGTCGTCGGCCTCAATGGTACGGGTGACCAGACCACTCAGACGCCGTTTACCCTGCAGACCTTCAACAACATGCTGTCGCAGTTCGGCATCAAGGTGCCGAGCGGCTCGGGCACCGTGCAGTTGAAAAACGTTGCGGCGGTGGCGGTCTATGCGGACCTGCCGCCTTTCGCCAAGCCGGGTCAGGTGGTGGACATCAGCGTTTCGTCCATCGGTAACTCCAAGAGCCTGCGGGGCGGCAGTCTGCTGATGACCCCGCTCAAGGGTGTCGATGGCAACGTCTACGCCATTGCCCAGGGCAACCTGGTGGTGGGTGGCTTCGATGCTGAAGGTCGTGACGGTTCGAAGATTACCGTCAACGTTCCGTCGTCCGGTCGTATTCCGGGCGGTGCTTCGGTCGAGCGTGCGGTGCCGAGCGGTTTCAATCAGGGCAACAGCCTGACCCTGAACCTCAACCGCTCCGACTTCACCACGGCCAAGCGCATCGTGGACAAGATCAACGACATGCTTGGCCCCGGCGTCGCCCAGGCGCTGGACGGTGGTTCGGTGCGTGTGACTGCGCCTCTTGATCCGGGTCAGCGTGTGGATTACCTGTCGATTCTGGAAAACCTGGAAATCGATCCGGGCCAGACTGCCGCCAAGGTCATCATCAACTCGCGGACCGGCACTATCGTGATCGGCCAGAACGTCAAGGTATCGCCAGCCGCCGTGACTCACGGCAGCCTGACCGTGACCATCACTGAAGATCCGATCGTCAGCCAGCCCGGCGCGCTTTCCAATGGCCAGACAGCTGTGGTGCCGCGCTCCAGGCTCAATGCCCAGCAGGAAATGCATCCGATGTTCAAGTTCGGCCCGGGCACCACGCTGGATGAGATCGTTCGTGCGGTCAACCAGGTGGGCGCGGCTCCCGGTGACTTGATGGCCATTCTCGAAGCCCTGAAGCAGGCCGGCGCGTTGCAAGCCGACCTGATCGTGATCTGA